From one Pseudomonas sp. B21-048 genomic stretch:
- a CDS encoding DUF2782 domain-containing protein → MRTLNRLLLAGLFAITPLAVMAADDAPSADPDVTIRTEGDKTIQEYRQNGFLYAIKVTPKVGKPYFLVRADGSDGNFIRSDQPDMLIPSWKIFEW, encoded by the coding sequence ATGCGCACACTAAATCGCTTGTTGCTGGCTGGTTTGTTTGCAATTACCCCATTGGCTGTCATGGCGGCGGATGACGCGCCCTCGGCGGACCCGGATGTAACGATCCGCACGGAAGGCGATAAAACCATTCAGGAATATCGGCAAAATGGTTTTTTGTATGCCATCAAGGTGACCCCGAAAGTCGGCAAACCGTATTTCCTGGTGCGCGCTGATGGCTCGGACGGTAACTTCATTCGCTCGGACCAGCCGGATATGCTGATTCCGTCGTGGAAAATATTCGAGTGGTAA